From a single Marinobacter sp. ANT_B65 genomic region:
- a CDS encoding DegQ family serine endoprotease, giving the protein MTAWSQAGFARGLPDFTDLVEENADAVVNISTTSTPSTGNARFQGLPFDERQLEQLPEFFQEFFRGHQSPFGGSPGGAQPRRSMGSGFIVSADGYVLTNNHVVEGADEIIVRLNDRRELPATLVGTDPRSDMAVLKIENGDDLPVVKTGSSKNLKVGEWVFAIGSPFGFDYTVTAGIVSALGRSLPSENYVPFIQTDVAINPGNSGGPLFNLDGEVIGINSQIYTRSGGFMGVSFAIPIDDAMSVFRQIRDKGVVSRGWLGVLIQEVNRDLAESFGLKRPRGALIAEVMTGSPAEDGGLQSGDIVLEYDGDDIQLSSDLPPMVGRTPVGETARLTVLRGGKEITLDVKIGQLPDEGGAQQAPSTSGESSSAPLGLSVEPLPADLADSIGVTDGVVVTSVGRGPAYNAGIRERDVITEINRKAVSSVEDFRAAVKALPEGRVVSVRIVRQGRAIYLVMKP; this is encoded by the coding sequence ATGACTGCCTGGAGTCAGGCAGGCTTCGCCCGGGGGCTGCCTGATTTTACCGATCTGGTTGAGGAAAATGCGGACGCGGTTGTGAATATAAGCACCACCAGTACTCCCAGTACTGGTAATGCCCGTTTTCAGGGGCTGCCTTTTGATGAACGCCAGCTCGAGCAGTTGCCGGAATTTTTCCAGGAGTTTTTCCGTGGTCACCAGTCGCCCTTTGGCGGGTCACCAGGCGGGGCTCAGCCGCGACGCTCCATGGGGTCAGGTTTTATCGTGTCTGCTGATGGCTATGTATTGACCAATAATCATGTGGTCGAAGGCGCCGATGAGATTATCGTCCGGCTTAACGATCGCCGTGAATTGCCGGCAACTCTGGTTGGTACCGATCCGCGATCGGATATGGCCGTTTTGAAAATAGAGAATGGAGATGATCTGCCGGTTGTAAAAACAGGCAGTTCCAAAAATCTCAAGGTTGGTGAGTGGGTGTTCGCGATAGGCTCGCCTTTTGGTTTTGATTACACGGTTACGGCAGGCATTGTCAGTGCCCTGGGCCGTTCACTGCCTTCAGAAAACTATGTGCCGTTTATTCAGACCGATGTTGCTATTAATCCCGGGAATTCTGGTGGCCCGCTGTTTAATCTTGACGGTGAAGTCATTGGTATCAACTCGCAGATCTATACCCGTTCTGGCGGTTTTATGGGGGTTTCGTTTGCAATCCCCATTGATGATGCCATGAGTGTATTTCGCCAGATCCGCGATAAGGGTGTTGTTTCCCGCGGCTGGCTGGGTGTTCTGATCCAGGAAGTAAATCGTGATCTGGCGGAGTCGTTCGGGCTGAAGCGCCCGAGAGGTGCGTTGATTGCCGAGGTTATGACTGGCTCGCCGGCGGAGGACGGAGGTCTGCAGTCCGGCGATATCGTTCTTGAATACGATGGAGATGATATCCAGCTCTCGTCGGACCTGCCTCCGATGGTAGGTCGCACTCCGGTAGGTGAGACGGCTCGCCTTACCGTTCTCCGGGGTGGAAAAGAAATCACGCTGGACGTAAAAATTGGCCAGTTGCCAGACGAAGGCGGGGCTCAGCAAGCACCTTCCACTAGTGGCGAATCATCATCAGCGCCGCTGGGCCTGTCGGTTGAGCCTCTTCCTGCGGATCTGGCTGACTCTATTGGCGTAACCGATGGCGTAGTTGTGACTAGTGTTGGCAGAGGGCCTGCCTATAATGCAGGCATACGTGAGCGGGACGTTATCACCGAAATTAACAGGAAGGCAGTGTCGTCGGTCGAGGACTTCCGGGCGGCAGTCAAAGCCTTGCCAGAGGGGCGTGTTGTCTCGGTTCGCATAGTGCGTCAAGGCAGAGCGATCTATCTTGTGATGAAACCCTGA
- a CDS encoding SoxR reducing system RseC family protein has protein sequence MITETGKVVAVTGEHAWVQTIRASACQSCTARHGCGQKVLASASGGRANQVRVVNSTNASVGEEVTLGIDESALLGASLLVYALPLLLMVVASVFGHYLSGGSDLAAMSGAVAGLASGFLISRQLQCRNIGNYEPILLRVNRIPAGVVSPSDSLT, from the coding sequence GTGATTACCGAGACAGGAAAAGTCGTTGCCGTTACGGGTGAGCACGCCTGGGTCCAGACCATTCGCGCCAGTGCCTGCCAGAGCTGTACTGCACGTCATGGCTGCGGGCAGAAAGTACTGGCTTCGGCTTCAGGTGGCCGGGCTAATCAGGTGCGGGTCGTTAATTCCACGAATGCCAGTGTTGGCGAAGAAGTGACACTCGGCATCGACGAAAGTGCACTACTTGGCGCTTCGTTACTGGTATATGCGCTTCCTTTACTGCTCATGGTGGTTGCCAGTGTGTTCGGGCACTACCTGTCGGGTGGTAGTGATCTTGCGGCTATGTCGGGAGCTGTTGCAGGTCTTGCTTCAGGCTTTTTGATAAGCCGGCAATTGCAGTGCCGGAACATCGGCAACTATGAACCGATTCTACTCCGGGTTAACCGTATTCCGGCCGGGGTGGTTTCTCCTTCAGACTCGCTAACATGA
- a CDS encoding MucB/RseB C-terminal domain-containing protein: protein MSKARYFGLSPTDLSLRWLLAFLLLMIMSASAAAGDKTAVYWLERLGPALNMTSYRGVFVYARGSSVHSMQIAHRYRNGIVEERLVLQDGGSGEIVRRGMKVVCVLPEQGRVNLEQVIPSGTFAEAFSSQLTPLSRWYRAELKGEDRIAGYDVVAVALTAKDQSRYSHRLWLEKSTGLLIKSHVRSSGGEVLEHFQFTSLEITEDIADSEFEIRTEGREISRTLNEHGRASGSQDEFSKVPRMQGWSLGWRPEGFEPAAAPVSGKGQVVAFSDGLAAFSVFVEPAGRVNMPIGASRVGATTIYMRNLQSENGVFRVTVVGEIPPVAARQVADSVQINKAFALGAGDM, encoded by the coding sequence ATGAGCAAAGCCCGGTATTTCGGCCTGAGCCCGACAGATCTGTCGTTGCGTTGGCTCCTTGCATTTTTGCTGTTGATGATTATGTCGGCATCTGCGGCTGCTGGCGATAAAACTGCAGTCTACTGGCTTGAAAGGCTGGGGCCCGCCCTTAATATGACGTCCTATAGAGGTGTGTTTGTATATGCCCGGGGCTCCAGTGTGCACTCGATGCAGATTGCTCATCGCTATCGTAATGGCATCGTAGAAGAGCGCCTGGTTTTGCAGGACGGAGGCAGTGGGGAGATTGTTCGCCGGGGGATGAAGGTGGTCTGCGTGCTCCCGGAGCAAGGCAGGGTAAACCTTGAGCAGGTTATTCCTTCTGGCACTTTTGCAGAAGCATTTAGCAGCCAGCTGACGCCCCTGAGCCGCTGGTATCGTGCAGAGCTTAAAGGCGAAGACCGGATTGCTGGCTATGATGTGGTTGCGGTAGCACTGACTGCGAAAGACCAGAGCCGTTACAGTCACCGCTTGTGGCTGGAAAAGTCTACCGGGCTTTTGATAAAAAGCCATGTGCGTTCATCTGGTGGCGAAGTGCTGGAGCATTTTCAGTTCACCAGTCTCGAGATTACAGAAGATATTGCTGACAGTGAGTTTGAAATCCGAACCGAGGGTCGTGAAATCTCCCGCACCCTGAATGAGCATGGTCGGGCCTCTGGTTCACAGGATGAATTTTCAAAAGTACCGCGGATGCAAGGGTGGAGCCTAGGCTGGCGCCCGGAAGGTTTTGAGCCTGCTGCGGCACCTGTTTCAGGAAAAGGGCAGGTGGTCGCTTTTTCCGACGGGTTGGCAGCCTTCTCTGTATTTGTCGAGCCTGCAGGCCGAGTCAATATGCCCATAGGGGCCTCCCGTGTGGGTGCGACAACCATCTACATGCGTAACCTGCAAAGCGAAAATGGCGTATTCCGGGTAACTGTTGTGGGTGAGATACCGCCAGTGGCGGCCCGCCAGGTTGCTGACTCGGTACAGATAAATAAGGCTTTTGCGCTGGGTGCGGGTGACATGTGA